From Manduca sexta isolate Smith_Timp_Sample1 chromosome 21, JHU_Msex_v1.0, whole genome shotgun sequence, the proteins below share one genomic window:
- the LOC115454067 gene encoding WD repeat-containing protein 44 isoform X3 has translation MADSSDSEEFYDAEEFTPVKGSKRSSLCKSISVTESGDAQEKTQDKTQTLKATDLSLQVSGITNVPAAEVTPEDDRTTVKNVVQGRRRFQELRRCMQTEEEDEGPDPADTIDHQPLTLEHPFKILSQDTMSLQSMTSLGRIGRMLSGASESHPSIRDSMPLPSSSSREPSTISDDPLPTESRNQNVMAMAEPDVIASTKANSLKHSRGPSAAIVAMSGAAGGAGGVGGPGSVGGAGGTGRPASLPAHGPVAPPRKKKRNKLHGSQSLSTADGDNVSVCTTDTDEYRYAPPATRRPDKPQLDSLVVEPPQSSPASQSMALPSPASTIESLTRELQDSLELDPTKYGGHEPRASLRQPDPALELSRALSGEYVVRPADEERARAAGARTHSEGRTAPTAGHSSLGSATRRSSSSPLGACRRRSAGDEHALLPALRTRTTSGHQLSDIEILEQVTVLNLDTGTDTLTRERVPLSVAEHKLPQCINPLSLHIMRLTSEYIGRSNDDDNTRADARRKMSWRRRLSVTLYESRMGILRRSPPATLRHTASNLTVTSRETDEESESVCAGGTEDEAKEAKRESADRQTTGIKRKTEKLKRFLGSTVKKTVDAAKSLAQEVSHARHKEDVADIADDVRGEHNIKLKASNSHKGPYDFDGCVRHVQEMGSGHCGAVWCCKFSGCGRLLATAGQDRLLRVWVARDAYHLFQDMRTKYNAEQKSSPTPSQESLASLSAPPPAPEDQPPLGPSAPFCPKPFCVYSGHTSDLLDVSWSKNYFILSSSMDKTVRLWHISRGECLCCFQHIDFVTAIVFHPRDDRYFLSGSLDGKLRLWNIPDKKVAVWNEVDGKTKLITAANFCQNGKFAVVGTYDGRCIFYTTDQLKYHTQIDVRSTRGKNSTGRKISGIEPMPNDDKILVTSNDSRIRLYDLRDLNLSCKYKGYVNVSSQIKASFSHDGKYIVSGSENQCIYIWKTYHDYSKFTSVRRDRNDFWEGIKAHNAVVTCAVFAPNPDHMIKMISEREEEAKAANKEADKEDEMKGAEGGMVSSSQTGHVLVSADFNGCIKVFVHKAKPKHSSLPASALANGKSSSRTG, from the exons ATGGCTGACAGCAGCGACTCCGAGGAGTTTTACGATGCTGAAGAATTCACACCCGTCAAGGGATCAAA ACGCTCCTCCCTCTGTAAAAGCATAAGTGTGACAGAGAGTGGAGATGCCCAAGAGAAGACCCAGGATAAAACACAGACGCTCAAGGCGACAGACCTGTCCCTGCAAGTGTCAGGGATCACTAATGTGCCTGCTGCCGAAGTCACCCCTGAAGATGACAGGACCActgttaaaaat gtggTGCAGGGGAGGCGGAGATTCCAAGAGCTGCGCCGATGTATGCAGACTGAGGAAGAGGACGAGGGTCCTGACCCCGCTGACACAATAGACCACCAGCCACTCACACTAGAACATCCATTTAA GATATTATCCCAGGACACGATGAGCTTGCAGAGTATGACGTCACTCGGCAGGATTGGTAGGATGCTGAGTGGAGCGTCCGAATCACACC cCAGCATTAGGGATTCCATGCCGTTACCCTCGTCCTCATCTAGGGAGCCATCTACAATATCTGATGACCCTCTGCCCACAGAGAGTAGAAATCAGAAtg TAATGGCAATGGCGGAACCGGACGTCATAGCGAGCACGAAAGCGAACAGTCTGAAGCACAGTCGCGGTCCGTCGGCGGCCATCGTGGCCATGTCTGGCGCGGCGGGGGGTGCGGGCGGTGTGGGGGGGCCGGGGAGTGTGGGGGGCGCGGGGGGTACGGGCCGCCCCGCCAGCCTGCCCGCACACGGACCCGTCGCGCCGCCCAGGAAGAAGAAGCGCA ACAAGCTGCACGGGTCGCAGTCGCTGTCGACGGCGGACGGCGACAACGTGAGCGTGTGCACGACGGACACGGACGAGTATCGGTACGCGCCGCCTGCCACCCGCCGCCCCGACAAGCCGCAACTGGACTCGCTCGTTGTAGAG CCGCCGCAGTCGAGTCCCGCGAGCCAGTCGATGGCGCTGCCGAGTCCCGCCAGCACCATCGAGTCCCTCACGCGGGAGCTGCAGGACTCGCTCGAGCTCGACCCCACTAAATACG gTGGTCACGAGCCCCGCGCCTCGCTGCGCCAGCCCGACCCCGCGCTCGAACTCTCTCGCGCGTTATCCG GCGAGTACGTGGTGCGGCCCGCGGACGAggagcgcgcccgcgccgccggcgCCAGGACGCACAGCGAGGGACGCACCGCGCCCACCGCCGGACACTCCAGCCTCGGCTCTGCCACCAG ACGCAGCAGCTCGTCGCCGCTGGGCGCGTGCCGGCGGCGGTCGGCGGGCGACGAGCACGCGCTGCTGCCggcgctgcgcacgcgcaccaccTCGGGCCACCAGCTCAGCGACATCGAGATCCTCGAGCAGGTCACCGTGCTCAACCTCGACACCGGTACTGACACACTCACGC GCGAACGCGTCCCATTGAGCGTCGCGGAACACAAGCTGCCGCAGTGCATCAACCCGCTCAGCTTGCACATCATGCGGCTAACTTCAGAGTACATCGGCCGGTCCAACGACGACGATAACACCAG GGCCGACGCCCGACGCAAGATGTCGTGGCGGCGGCGGCTGTCCGTCACACTATACGAGTCCAGAATGGGCATATTGAGGAGGTCACCGCCCGCCACCCTGAGGCACACCGCCTCAAACCTCACTGTCACATCTAG AGAGACGGACGAAGAGAGCGAGAGTGTGTGTGCAGGCGGCACCGAGGACGAAgctaaagaggcgaagagagaaTCCGCCGACAGGCAGACCACCGGCATCAAGAGGAAAACTGAGAA ACTGAAACGTTTCCTAGGCAGCACGGTGAAGAAGACAGTGGACGCCGCGAAGAGTCTCGCGCAGGAGGTCTCCCACGCGAGGCACAAGGAGGACGTGGCCGACATCGCGGACGACGTCAGGGGCGAACACAATATCAAACTCAAGGCCTCCAACTCGCATAAAGGACCTTACGACTTTGATGGCTGCGTGAGACATGTTCAG gaGATGGGCAGCGGCCACTGCGGCGCGGTGTGGTGCTGCAAGTTCAGCGGCTGCGGGCGCCTGCTCGCCACGGCCGGCCAGGACCGTCTGCTGCGCGTGTGGGTCGCGCGGGACGCTTACCATCTCTTCCAG GACATGAGAACAAAATACAACGCCGAACAGAAATCATCGCCGACACCTTCACAAGAATCGCTGGCGTCACTCAGCGCCCCACCCCCGGCACCAGAGGACCAACCTCCCCTGGGACCCTCCGCTCCCTTCTGTCCAAAGCCGTTCTGCGTCTACTCGGGACACACTTCAGACCTCCTAGACGTTTCGTGGTCCAAGAACTACTTCATTCTGTCAAGTTCGATGGACAAGACTGTGAGGTTGTGGCACATATCTAGAGGAGAATGTCTCTGCTGCTTCCAGCATATAGATTTTGTGACTGCGATAGTGTTCCATCCGAGGGATGATAGGTATTTCCTGTCTGGAAGTCTGGATGGCAAGCTGAGGCTCTGGAATATACCTGATAAGAAG gtggCAGTGTGGAACGAAGTGGACGGCAAAACGAAACTGATAACAGCGGCGAACTTCTGTCAGAACGGAAAATTCGCTGTGGTGGGGACGTACGACGGCCGCTGCATCTTCTACACCACCGACCAGCTCAAATACCACACGCAGATCGACGTGAGATCCACTCGCGGCAAGAACTCCACCGGCAGGAAGATCAGCGGCATCGAACCCATGCCCAATGATGATAAGATACTAGTCACATCAAACGACAGCCGCATACGACTCTACGACTTACGAGACTTAAACTTATCGTGCAAATACAAAGGATATGTTAACGTCTCAAGTCAGATAAAGGCGTCGTTTTCCCACGACGGGAAGTACATAGTCAGCGGATCAGAAAACCAATGCATATATATATGGAAGACATATCACGATTATTCAAAGTTCACGTCGGTTAGGAGGGATAGGAACGACTTTTGGGAGGGTATTAAGGCTCACAATGCTGTGGTGACTTGTGCAGTGTTCGCGCCCAATCCGGATCATATGATTAAGATGATTAGCGAGAGGGAAGAAGAGGCTAAAGCGGCGAATAAGGAGGCTGATAAGGAGGACGAGATG AAGGGTGCGGAGGGCGGCATGGTGTCGTCGTCGCAGACGGGCCACGTGCTCGTCAGCGCCGACTTCAACGGCTGCATCAAGGTGTTCGTGCACAAGGCCAAGCCCAAGCACAGCTCGCTGCCCGCCTCCGCGCTCGC GAATGGCAAATCCAGCAGTCGTACTGGTTGA
- the LOC115454067 gene encoding WD repeat-containing protein 44 isoform X9 — MADSSDSEEFYDAEEFTPVKGSKRSSLCKSISVTESGDAQEKTQDKTQTLKATDLSLQVSGITNVPAAEVTPEDDRTTVKNVVQGRRRFQELRRCMQTEEEDEGPDPADTIDHQPLTLEHPFKILSQDTMSLQSMTSLGRIGRMLSGASESHPSIRDSMPLPSSSSREPSTISDDPLPTESRNQNDKLHGSQSLSTADGDNVSVCTTDTDEYRYAPPATRRPDKPQLDSLVVEPPQSSPASQSMALPSPASTIESLTRELQDSLELDPTKYGGHEPRASLRQPDPALELSRALSGEYVVRPADEERARAAGARTHSEGRTAPTAGHSSLGSATRRSSSSPLGACRRRSAGDEHALLPALRTRTTSGHQLSDIEILEQVTVLNLDTGTDTLTRERVPLSVAEHKLPQCINPLSLHIMRLTSEYIGRSNDDDNTRADARRKMSWRRRLSVTLYESRMGILRRSPPATLRHTASNLTVTSRETDEESESVCAGGTEDEAKEAKRESADRQTTGIKRKTEKLKRFLGSTVKKTVDAAKSLAQEVSHARHKEDVADIADDVRGEHNIKLKASNSHKGPYDFDGCVRHVQEMGSGHCGAVWCCKFSGCGRLLATAGQDRLLRVWVARDAYHLFQDMRTKYNAEQKSSPTPSQESLASLSAPPPAPEDQPPLGPSAPFCPKPFCVYSGHTSDLLDVSWSKNYFILSSSMDKTVRLWHISRGECLCCFQHIDFVTAIVFHPRDDRYFLSGSLDGKLRLWNIPDKKVAVWNEVDGKTKLITAANFCQNGKFAVVGTYDGRCIFYTTDQLKYHTQIDVRSTRGKNSTGRKISGIEPMPNDDKILVTSNDSRIRLYDLRDLNLSCKYKGYVNVSSQIKASFSHDGKYIVSGSENQCIYIWKTYHDYSKFTSVRRDRNDFWEGIKAHNAVVTCAVFAPNPDHMIKMISEREEEAKAANKEADKEDEMKGAEGGMVSSSQTGHVLVSADFNGCIKVFVHKAKPKHSSLPASALANGKSSSRTG; from the exons ATGGCTGACAGCAGCGACTCCGAGGAGTTTTACGATGCTGAAGAATTCACACCCGTCAAGGGATCAAA ACGCTCCTCCCTCTGTAAAAGCATAAGTGTGACAGAGAGTGGAGATGCCCAAGAGAAGACCCAGGATAAAACACAGACGCTCAAGGCGACAGACCTGTCCCTGCAAGTGTCAGGGATCACTAATGTGCCTGCTGCCGAAGTCACCCCTGAAGATGACAGGACCActgttaaaaat gtggTGCAGGGGAGGCGGAGATTCCAAGAGCTGCGCCGATGTATGCAGACTGAGGAAGAGGACGAGGGTCCTGACCCCGCTGACACAATAGACCACCAGCCACTCACACTAGAACATCCATTTAA GATATTATCCCAGGACACGATGAGCTTGCAGAGTATGACGTCACTCGGCAGGATTGGTAGGATGCTGAGTGGAGCGTCCGAATCACACC cCAGCATTAGGGATTCCATGCCGTTACCCTCGTCCTCATCTAGGGAGCCATCTACAATATCTGATGACCCTCTGCCCACAGAGAGTAGAAATCAGAAtg ACAAGCTGCACGGGTCGCAGTCGCTGTCGACGGCGGACGGCGACAACGTGAGCGTGTGCACGACGGACACGGACGAGTATCGGTACGCGCCGCCTGCCACCCGCCGCCCCGACAAGCCGCAACTGGACTCGCTCGTTGTAGAG CCGCCGCAGTCGAGTCCCGCGAGCCAGTCGATGGCGCTGCCGAGTCCCGCCAGCACCATCGAGTCCCTCACGCGGGAGCTGCAGGACTCGCTCGAGCTCGACCCCACTAAATACG gTGGTCACGAGCCCCGCGCCTCGCTGCGCCAGCCCGACCCCGCGCTCGAACTCTCTCGCGCGTTATCCG GCGAGTACGTGGTGCGGCCCGCGGACGAggagcgcgcccgcgccgccggcgCCAGGACGCACAGCGAGGGACGCACCGCGCCCACCGCCGGACACTCCAGCCTCGGCTCTGCCACCAG ACGCAGCAGCTCGTCGCCGCTGGGCGCGTGCCGGCGGCGGTCGGCGGGCGACGAGCACGCGCTGCTGCCggcgctgcgcacgcgcaccaccTCGGGCCACCAGCTCAGCGACATCGAGATCCTCGAGCAGGTCACCGTGCTCAACCTCGACACCGGTACTGACACACTCACGC GCGAACGCGTCCCATTGAGCGTCGCGGAACACAAGCTGCCGCAGTGCATCAACCCGCTCAGCTTGCACATCATGCGGCTAACTTCAGAGTACATCGGCCGGTCCAACGACGACGATAACACCAG GGCCGACGCCCGACGCAAGATGTCGTGGCGGCGGCGGCTGTCCGTCACACTATACGAGTCCAGAATGGGCATATTGAGGAGGTCACCGCCCGCCACCCTGAGGCACACCGCCTCAAACCTCACTGTCACATCTAG AGAGACGGACGAAGAGAGCGAGAGTGTGTGTGCAGGCGGCACCGAGGACGAAgctaaagaggcgaagagagaaTCCGCCGACAGGCAGACCACCGGCATCAAGAGGAAAACTGAGAA ACTGAAACGTTTCCTAGGCAGCACGGTGAAGAAGACAGTGGACGCCGCGAAGAGTCTCGCGCAGGAGGTCTCCCACGCGAGGCACAAGGAGGACGTGGCCGACATCGCGGACGACGTCAGGGGCGAACACAATATCAAACTCAAGGCCTCCAACTCGCATAAAGGACCTTACGACTTTGATGGCTGCGTGAGACATGTTCAG gaGATGGGCAGCGGCCACTGCGGCGCGGTGTGGTGCTGCAAGTTCAGCGGCTGCGGGCGCCTGCTCGCCACGGCCGGCCAGGACCGTCTGCTGCGCGTGTGGGTCGCGCGGGACGCTTACCATCTCTTCCAG GACATGAGAACAAAATACAACGCCGAACAGAAATCATCGCCGACACCTTCACAAGAATCGCTGGCGTCACTCAGCGCCCCACCCCCGGCACCAGAGGACCAACCTCCCCTGGGACCCTCCGCTCCCTTCTGTCCAAAGCCGTTCTGCGTCTACTCGGGACACACTTCAGACCTCCTAGACGTTTCGTGGTCCAAGAACTACTTCATTCTGTCAAGTTCGATGGACAAGACTGTGAGGTTGTGGCACATATCTAGAGGAGAATGTCTCTGCTGCTTCCAGCATATAGATTTTGTGACTGCGATAGTGTTCCATCCGAGGGATGATAGGTATTTCCTGTCTGGAAGTCTGGATGGCAAGCTGAGGCTCTGGAATATACCTGATAAGAAG gtggCAGTGTGGAACGAAGTGGACGGCAAAACGAAACTGATAACAGCGGCGAACTTCTGTCAGAACGGAAAATTCGCTGTGGTGGGGACGTACGACGGCCGCTGCATCTTCTACACCACCGACCAGCTCAAATACCACACGCAGATCGACGTGAGATCCACTCGCGGCAAGAACTCCACCGGCAGGAAGATCAGCGGCATCGAACCCATGCCCAATGATGATAAGATACTAGTCACATCAAACGACAGCCGCATACGACTCTACGACTTACGAGACTTAAACTTATCGTGCAAATACAAAGGATATGTTAACGTCTCAAGTCAGATAAAGGCGTCGTTTTCCCACGACGGGAAGTACATAGTCAGCGGATCAGAAAACCAATGCATATATATATGGAAGACATATCACGATTATTCAAAGTTCACGTCGGTTAGGAGGGATAGGAACGACTTTTGGGAGGGTATTAAGGCTCACAATGCTGTGGTGACTTGTGCAGTGTTCGCGCCCAATCCGGATCATATGATTAAGATGATTAGCGAGAGGGAAGAAGAGGCTAAAGCGGCGAATAAGGAGGCTGATAAGGAGGACGAGATG AAGGGTGCGGAGGGCGGCATGGTGTCGTCGTCGCAGACGGGCCACGTGCTCGTCAGCGCCGACTTCAACGGCTGCATCAAGGTGTTCGTGCACAAGGCCAAGCCCAAGCACAGCTCGCTGCCCGCCTCCGCGCTCGC GAATGGCAAATCCAGCAGTCGTACTGGTTGA
- the LOC115454067 gene encoding WD repeat-containing protein 44 isoform X2, translating to MADSSDSEEFYDAEEFTPVKGSKRSSLCKSISVTESGDAQEKTQDKTQTLKATDLSLQVSGITNVPAAEVTPEDDRTTVKNVVQGRRRFQELRRCMQTEEEDEGPDPADTIDHQPLTLEHPFKILSQDTMSLQSMTSLGRIGRMLSGASESHRKPSIRDSMPLPSSSSREPSTISDDPLPTESRNQNVMAMAEPDVIASTKANSLKHSRGPSAAIVAMSGAAGGAGGVGGPGSVGGAGGTGRPASLPAHGPVAPPRKKKRNKLHGSQSLSTADGDNVSVCTTDTDEYRYAPPATRRPDKPQLDSLVVEPPQSSPASQSMALPSPASTIESLTRELQDSLELDPTKYGGHEPRASLRQPDPALELSRALSGEYVVRPADEERARAAGARTHSEGRTAPTAGHSSLGSATRRSSSSPLGACRRRSAGDEHALLPALRTRTTSGHQLSDIEILEQVTVLNLDTGSLLAGERVPLSVAEHKLPQCINPLSLHIMRLTSEYIGRSNDDDNTRADARRKMSWRRRLSVTLYESRMGILRRSPPATLRHTASNLTVTSRETDEESESVCAGGTEDEAKEAKRESADRQTTGIKRKTEKLKRFLGSTVKKTVDAAKSLAQEVSHARHKEDVADIADDVRGEHNIKLKASNSHKGPYDFDGCVRHVQEMGSGHCGAVWCCKFSGCGRLLATAGQDRLLRVWVARDAYHLFQDMRTKYNAEQKSSPTPSQESLASLSAPPPAPEDQPPLGPSAPFCPKPFCVYSGHTSDLLDVSWSKNYFILSSSMDKTVRLWHISRGECLCCFQHIDFVTAIVFHPRDDRYFLSGSLDGKLRLWNIPDKKVAVWNEVDGKTKLITAANFCQNGKFAVVGTYDGRCIFYTTDQLKYHTQIDVRSTRGKNSTGRKISGIEPMPNDDKILVTSNDSRIRLYDLRDLNLSCKYKGYVNVSSQIKASFSHDGKYIVSGSENQCIYIWKTYHDYSKFTSVRRDRNDFWEGIKAHNAVVTCAVFAPNPDHMIKMISEREEEAKAANKEADKEDEMKGAEGGMVSSSQTGHVLVSADFNGCIKVFVHKAKPKHSSLPASALANGKSSSRTG from the exons ATGGCTGACAGCAGCGACTCCGAGGAGTTTTACGATGCTGAAGAATTCACACCCGTCAAGGGATCAAA ACGCTCCTCCCTCTGTAAAAGCATAAGTGTGACAGAGAGTGGAGATGCCCAAGAGAAGACCCAGGATAAAACACAGACGCTCAAGGCGACAGACCTGTCCCTGCAAGTGTCAGGGATCACTAATGTGCCTGCTGCCGAAGTCACCCCTGAAGATGACAGGACCActgttaaaaat gtggTGCAGGGGAGGCGGAGATTCCAAGAGCTGCGCCGATGTATGCAGACTGAGGAAGAGGACGAGGGTCCTGACCCCGCTGACACAATAGACCACCAGCCACTCACACTAGAACATCCATTTAA GATATTATCCCAGGACACGATGAGCTTGCAGAGTATGACGTCACTCGGCAGGATTGGTAGGATGCTGAGTGGAGCGTCCGAATCACACCGTAAGC cCAGCATTAGGGATTCCATGCCGTTACCCTCGTCCTCATCTAGGGAGCCATCTACAATATCTGATGACCCTCTGCCCACAGAGAGTAGAAATCAGAAtg TAATGGCAATGGCGGAACCGGACGTCATAGCGAGCACGAAAGCGAACAGTCTGAAGCACAGTCGCGGTCCGTCGGCGGCCATCGTGGCCATGTCTGGCGCGGCGGGGGGTGCGGGCGGTGTGGGGGGGCCGGGGAGTGTGGGGGGCGCGGGGGGTACGGGCCGCCCCGCCAGCCTGCCCGCACACGGACCCGTCGCGCCGCCCAGGAAGAAGAAGCGCA ACAAGCTGCACGGGTCGCAGTCGCTGTCGACGGCGGACGGCGACAACGTGAGCGTGTGCACGACGGACACGGACGAGTATCGGTACGCGCCGCCTGCCACCCGCCGCCCCGACAAGCCGCAACTGGACTCGCTCGTTGTAGAG CCGCCGCAGTCGAGTCCCGCGAGCCAGTCGATGGCGCTGCCGAGTCCCGCCAGCACCATCGAGTCCCTCACGCGGGAGCTGCAGGACTCGCTCGAGCTCGACCCCACTAAATACG gTGGTCACGAGCCCCGCGCCTCGCTGCGCCAGCCCGACCCCGCGCTCGAACTCTCTCGCGCGTTATCCG GCGAGTACGTGGTGCGGCCCGCGGACGAggagcgcgcccgcgccgccggcgCCAGGACGCACAGCGAGGGACGCACCGCGCCCACCGCCGGACACTCCAGCCTCGGCTCTGCCACCAG ACGCAGCAGCTCGTCGCCGCTGGGCGCGTGCCGGCGGCGGTCGGCGGGCGACGAGCACGCGCTGCTGCCggcgctgcgcacgcgcaccaccTCGGGCCACCAGCTCAGCGACATCGAGATCCTCGAGCAGGTCACCGTGCTCAACCTCGACACCG GTTCTTTATTGGCAGGCGAACGCGTCCCATTGAGCGTCGCGGAACACAAGCTGCCGCAGTGCATCAACCCGCTCAGCTTGCACATCATGCGGCTAACTTCAGAGTACATCGGCCGGTCCAACGACGACGATAACACCAG GGCCGACGCCCGACGCAAGATGTCGTGGCGGCGGCGGCTGTCCGTCACACTATACGAGTCCAGAATGGGCATATTGAGGAGGTCACCGCCCGCCACCCTGAGGCACACCGCCTCAAACCTCACTGTCACATCTAG AGAGACGGACGAAGAGAGCGAGAGTGTGTGTGCAGGCGGCACCGAGGACGAAgctaaagaggcgaagagagaaTCCGCCGACAGGCAGACCACCGGCATCAAGAGGAAAACTGAGAA ACTGAAACGTTTCCTAGGCAGCACGGTGAAGAAGACAGTGGACGCCGCGAAGAGTCTCGCGCAGGAGGTCTCCCACGCGAGGCACAAGGAGGACGTGGCCGACATCGCGGACGACGTCAGGGGCGAACACAATATCAAACTCAAGGCCTCCAACTCGCATAAAGGACCTTACGACTTTGATGGCTGCGTGAGACATGTTCAG gaGATGGGCAGCGGCCACTGCGGCGCGGTGTGGTGCTGCAAGTTCAGCGGCTGCGGGCGCCTGCTCGCCACGGCCGGCCAGGACCGTCTGCTGCGCGTGTGGGTCGCGCGGGACGCTTACCATCTCTTCCAG GACATGAGAACAAAATACAACGCCGAACAGAAATCATCGCCGACACCTTCACAAGAATCGCTGGCGTCACTCAGCGCCCCACCCCCGGCACCAGAGGACCAACCTCCCCTGGGACCCTCCGCTCCCTTCTGTCCAAAGCCGTTCTGCGTCTACTCGGGACACACTTCAGACCTCCTAGACGTTTCGTGGTCCAAGAACTACTTCATTCTGTCAAGTTCGATGGACAAGACTGTGAGGTTGTGGCACATATCTAGAGGAGAATGTCTCTGCTGCTTCCAGCATATAGATTTTGTGACTGCGATAGTGTTCCATCCGAGGGATGATAGGTATTTCCTGTCTGGAAGTCTGGATGGCAAGCTGAGGCTCTGGAATATACCTGATAAGAAG gtggCAGTGTGGAACGAAGTGGACGGCAAAACGAAACTGATAACAGCGGCGAACTTCTGTCAGAACGGAAAATTCGCTGTGGTGGGGACGTACGACGGCCGCTGCATCTTCTACACCACCGACCAGCTCAAATACCACACGCAGATCGACGTGAGATCCACTCGCGGCAAGAACTCCACCGGCAGGAAGATCAGCGGCATCGAACCCATGCCCAATGATGATAAGATACTAGTCACATCAAACGACAGCCGCATACGACTCTACGACTTACGAGACTTAAACTTATCGTGCAAATACAAAGGATATGTTAACGTCTCAAGTCAGATAAAGGCGTCGTTTTCCCACGACGGGAAGTACATAGTCAGCGGATCAGAAAACCAATGCATATATATATGGAAGACATATCACGATTATTCAAAGTTCACGTCGGTTAGGAGGGATAGGAACGACTTTTGGGAGGGTATTAAGGCTCACAATGCTGTGGTGACTTGTGCAGTGTTCGCGCCCAATCCGGATCATATGATTAAGATGATTAGCGAGAGGGAAGAAGAGGCTAAAGCGGCGAATAAGGAGGCTGATAAGGAGGACGAGATG AAGGGTGCGGAGGGCGGCATGGTGTCGTCGTCGCAGACGGGCCACGTGCTCGTCAGCGCCGACTTCAACGGCTGCATCAAGGTGTTCGTGCACAAGGCCAAGCCCAAGCACAGCTCGCTGCCCGCCTCCGCGCTCGC GAATGGCAAATCCAGCAGTCGTACTGGTTGA